The Sneathiella limimaris region TCACCCGTTTTGCAGAAGCCGGCCCCGGCATCAAGGTTGAGGTCCGCTGATGGATTTACCGCGTCTCGTCTCCCTCTTTGCCCGGCACCGGAACGCCGCAAACCTTCTGATGATGATCATGATTGTCGTGGGGGCGTTCTCTCTCGCCCGGTTAAACACCCAGTTCTTTCCGGATTTTGGAACAGAGGTAGTCACTGCCTCCATTGTTTGGCCAGGGGCAAGCGCAGAAGATGTGGATGCCAATATTACCACAGCAATTTTGCCGGAGGTCCGGTTCCTGAATGGCGTAAAAGAAGTCCGGTCTTTCTCTGTTGAGGGAAGCAGCACCGTTGTTGTGGAGTTTGAGCCCGGAACGGACATGCAGCGGGCCCTGTCTGATGTAGAGCAGGCCGTCGCCCAAATCACCACATTCCCGGATACAATTGAGACCCCGATCACCAAGCGGATTGAGATTTTTGACCCCATTTCCCGGATTTCTGTCTCTGGTCCTTTCTCTGAGGCAACCCTCAAATCCATCGCAAAAACCGTTCGCGACGATCTGCTGGAGCGCGGGGTCGACAAGGTCACCCTTTTTGGGGCGCGGGATGAGGAATTATGGGTCGAGGTTTCGGAAGAACAGCTGCAGCGCTATGACCTGACATTGACTGAGGTGGCCCGGATTATCGCTGATAACTCGCGTGATGTGCCGCTTGGAACGCTTGGCGGAACCTATGAGCGTCAGCTCCGCTCGCTGGAGCAGAAAACAACAGCCAGCGAGCTTTCCAATCTGGAAGTCCGCGCCCTCGTCAATGGTCAAAAGGTTTACTTGAAGGATATCGCCAAGCTGCAGGATGGCTTTGATGAGCGGGGTAAAGTTGGGTTCAAGGACGGCAATCTTGGAATTGAGCTTTATGTACAGCGGTCCCAATCCACAGACGCGCTGGAGGCGGCGGAGATCGTCTCTACATATGTGGATCAGGAAAAACATCGCTGGCCGGAAGGATTGGAGATCCAGCAGTTTGATGTGCAGGCCAGCCTGATTGAGGATCGCATCCGTTTGCTTCTGACCAACGGGGGTAGTGGTCTGATCCTTGTTCTTGTGATTTTATTCCTGTTTTTGAACATTCGGGTTGCCATCTGGGTTGCGGCTGGGGTTCCCGTTGCGATTTTGGCCACAATGGGCGTGATGCTGTTCAGCGGTCAGTCCATCAACATGATCAGCTTGTTCGCAATTATTATGAGCCTTGGTATCATTGTGGATGATGCCATTGTGGTTGGTGAGCACAGCAGTCATTTGAGGAGCAAGGGCCTCTCCCCGCAAGAAGCCGCGGAAAAAGGCGCGCTGCGTATGTTGGCCCCGGTTATGGCGTCCAGCCTGACAACGATTGCGGCGTTTCTGCCGATTTTCATGATCCAGGATATTATCGGGCAAATCATCGTCGCCATTCCTTTTGTTGTTGTGGCTGTTTTGATCGCCAGCCTGATCGAGTGCTTTCTGGTTCTGCCGGGGCATATGCGCTTCGCCCTGAAATCCAGAGGACAGGACAGCCGCTTTCGGCAGAAGTTCGATGCGTATTTTCATAATTTTCAAACCCATCTGTTCCGCCGTTGGGTTGAAGGCGCCATCTCTCATCGCTATGCAACGCTTGCAATAACGGTGGCCGTTCTGATTTTTGCTTTTGGATTGATCGCCGGGGGGCGTGTTGGCTTTACCTTCTTCCCCGCGCCGGAAGCAGATGTGGTCAATGCCAATGTGGTTTTCTCTCCGGGGGTTGAGCGGGAGCAAACAGCCGCCATGCTCGCGGAGTTGCAACGCTCCCTCGATCAGGTGGAGAAAGATCTGTCGCCGGATCAGAAACTGATTAAGTCGACCTTTGGCAAGCTTGGGGTGAGTGTCGGTGATCAGTTCTCAGCCGTCTCCGGGGATCACCGTGCTGGTATGCAGGTGGAACTCATCTCCGCCGATCAGCGAACCGTCCGGACCAAGGAGTTTATTGAAGCCTGGAAAGCAGAGATCCGTCCCATGGCCGGTTTGATCCGGGTGGCCATCTCCGAAAGAATGGGCGGGCCGCCCGGCAAAGAGTTGGATGTTCGTCTGAAAGGGTCCGAGATTGAACGCCTGAAGGCCGCCGCAGAAGAGCTGAAAGTCATGCTTGGAAAGTTCCCGGGTGTCTCTGCGATTGAGGATGATCTACCGCTTGGTAAACAGGAGCTGATCCTGTCCATCACGCCAAAGGGTCGGGCGTTGGGATTTACCACCGATAATGTGTCCGATCAGGTCAGGGGCGCTTTTGAGGGTGTCATTGCCCGCAAATTTGCCCGCGGTGATGAAGAGGTTACGATCCGGGTTCAGTATCCCAGGGACTCTGTTTCAGCCTCCGCCCTGCAAGGCTTTTACCTACAGAACGCAGAAGGCAGAGAAGTTCCTTTAAGTGAGGTTGTCTCGTTCTCCACTGAGCAGGGCTTTGCCCGGATCAAGCGTGAAGATGGTGTGCGGGAAGTTTCCGTCACGGCTG contains the following coding sequences:
- a CDS encoding efflux RND transporter permease subunit yields the protein MDLPRLVSLFARHRNAANLLMMIMIVVGAFSLARLNTQFFPDFGTEVVTASIVWPGASAEDVDANITTAILPEVRFLNGVKEVRSFSVEGSSTVVVEFEPGTDMQRALSDVEQAVAQITTFPDTIETPITKRIEIFDPISRISVSGPFSEATLKSIAKTVRDDLLERGVDKVTLFGARDEELWVEVSEEQLQRYDLTLTEVARIIADNSRDVPLGTLGGTYERQLRSLEQKTTASELSNLEVRALVNGQKVYLKDIAKLQDGFDERGKVGFKDGNLGIELYVQRSQSTDALEAAEIVSTYVDQEKHRWPEGLEIQQFDVQASLIEDRIRLLLTNGGSGLILVLVILFLFLNIRVAIWVAAGVPVAILATMGVMLFSGQSINMISLFAIIMSLGIIVDDAIVVGEHSSHLRSKGLSPQEAAEKGALRMLAPVMASSLTTIAAFLPIFMIQDIIGQIIVAIPFVVVAVLIASLIECFLVLPGHMRFALKSRGQDSRFRQKFDAYFHNFQTHLFRRWVEGAISHRYATLAITVAVLIFAFGLIAGGRVGFTFFPAPEADVVNANVVFSPGVEREQTAAMLAELQRSLDQVEKDLSPDQKLIKSTFGKLGVSVGDQFSAVSGDHRAGMQVELISADQRTVRTKEFIEAWKAEIRPMAGLIRVAISERMGGPPGKELDVRLKGSEIERLKAAAEELKVMLGKFPGVSAIEDDLPLGKQELILSITPKGRALGFTTDNVSDQVRGAFEGVIARKFARGDEEVTIRVQYPRDSVSASALQGFYLQNAEGREVPLSEVVSFSTEQGFARIKREDGVREVSVTAEIDETVTSADEVLGRLPAEGLEQLAISNGLTYRFAGKAEEQADTLADMKLGAMIGLVSIYLILAWVFASYTRPIVVMSIIPFGIVGAIMGHYLMGFNLTILSLIALLGLAGILVNNSIILVSVVDERFANGEGIREAIIGGTCDRLRAVLLTSLTTIGGLSPLLFETSLQAQFLIPMAITLVFGLMVATFLVLFLVPALLMVQDDFGRVFRRGQKSLTPS